Part of the Quercus robur chromosome 5, dhQueRobu3.1, whole genome shotgun sequence genome, ctactttctttgttttttacgTTATGTgaatattaaattaattgatttattgTCAGTCACTTTGTTGATATTCCATATGCTTCTTGTTCCATACAAACTTATAGTGTCTTTTTTGTTACCTCCCAACAGGAATGTGTGAATTATCACTTATTGGGCTTTTagttcatcatcatcatcattattattattattatattcttttccttttcctttttctttttcttttcagatCAGTTATTCAGATTTATAGTCATAAGAGGTTGCTAGGACATGATCCCTCTGCTGATGGTGGATATCTATTGAGATTCAAGAACATATTTGTTCTTGAAGAAATTTCTAATGtgctaaattaaaaaatttacttttgtgGGGAATTAATTGGGATTCTTATTTATGTTTGAACCTTGTGGAATTTAGACAATTTAGATATTTTCGAGATTAGATGAATTACTGTGTGCGTGATTTGATTTTGAGGCTAAATTTATTTCCGTAGGGGATTTCCAATTGCAAGTTAAATATGGactttttaaatgaattaaaattttgaactttactcttttgttctctttcttttttataagaatCATTTTGGGCTGtacttaaatatttttaaaactgtggtattttcaaataattgattaaaatagctattttttaagaaaagccGACCCCTTTcaaattgatcatttttttcttatttttttttcaaattagatattaatattttataattaaaaataataatatccaaataattaaccatatataattataattacacTGGATTAGCATCATCAATTGTTGTAAATTTTGATCCAGCTCATATAGTTCTAAGAGAACTTTGGCTTTGGCTCCTGTTCTGTAATGTGTGATCTGCTCCTTCCAAATCCTAGAACAGCAGAGAGAAGAGTCTCTTTGGATAATAAACTATCTTTTTTATCACCCCAAAATACCATCCAAAAGCTGAGTTTGCTTGTGGAAACACAAAGGATTGTTAATGTGTAACAAAGTTCAGTATCTCTCTTTTCTTGTACAACATTGAAGAGATATTTGCACTCAGGTATGACCATTTCATTTATGTCACTAGTTAAAGTTGAATCAAAACTCCTCCCACACTAGGATTAGCTTTACCATTGTCTGTCTTATGAATAAAGCAGATATAATTCTAAACATTTTAGCTTCAACTAAATGACTGAAAactgtgtgtgtgcatgtgtgcgTGCACATGTGACTAACTAAATGAGGTTGGAAAAACCTGAATTatgtttttgaaattgaaactgAAGGAGGTTACAGGTTATTTTATTACAGATTTGGAAAAAACTAAGCTCTAAAGTAGCATACTggtaaataatataattttcgAAACAATAAACAGCAGCAGTACCAGGTCTACTAGCACACCATTATGTAGCAAGGAATGGCAGAATCTACCGAGAGAAATGAGCATGGGAAAATGCAGTCAAATTCTTCTCAAGTTTGATAAACCCATCTGAGCTGACACCTTTAGTCTTCAAGAAATGGGAGTACCAATGAGCAGAAAGCTTTGGTTGCCTTTTTAAATCCGGGTCATCCAAGTCTACGTAGTATAGGCCAAAGCTTGATTCATAGCCATCCAATAACTCTAAGACATCCAAGAAGGCCCATTGAAAATAGCCTCTTGTATTTGATCCATTCCTTCCAAAATTAGattggagaaagagaaaaagaaggggGAATTATGTCAGAGAAGTAAAAAACCATATATCAATGCAAAGAAACATTTAGAAACTTATAATAATTCTCTCCAATGTATAAATTAGCTGATGACTTTTAGTCTTTAGTACAAATAAATTATGCTAGCTAACTTAGTTTTGAGGAAAACATAAAGGAATATACATATCAGATAATCCATCACTCTAGTTATACAAGTGTAtgaaatggaattaattgtGATGATTATGTATATTAAATTGGTTTGACAACTAATTATACGCCACAACTTGAGACTTTAGGtgataaatttgtaaaattttgtgtaGGCAAATTAGACAACAGTGAGTTCagttttatgaaattttatctCCTCGCCTCATGTGTTGTggcagaaaaatataaatatcttGCTGTGTTATTTGTATTAGACAAGAGACAGTTAGAGAACtcttttgatgtattaaacTTTGGGTTCTGTTAGTATTTCACTATTTTGAGCCACTTTTCTGATCTCTCTAATTTGTGATGTGACCACTGAAATAGGATCAGGATGTCTAGAGTTGCAAACACTCAAACTATAGTGAAGGcaatatttaaaagaattttagaTTATTTAACAAGAtttaaacaaatagaaaatgggCATACCTCAGTGCATCAAGCAAAGCCCCAATATGTCCATGCAAGTAGTTCACCCTTGGCTCATCTTCCAATGATGAATTGCGTTGTGTTTTCTGTCCTGCAAAAACATTACAACCAAGATTTAAGTTTCtccctaacaaaaaaaaaaaaaaaaaaaaaaagattaagttTCTCAATTAGAGGATCACATAAAATGAGAataaaattggattttgaaATTATCTACCTACAATCCccaaacatgaacaacaatcaTAAGTTAGAACAAATGGTATTTCAGAGGGCAATGGAAGAAAATATGAAAGATtcaattagggtttttttttttttttaagtaactcATTTGTTCATTGTTTGATCACTTTTACTTTGAATGGTGCAAACATTTGAAAGCGAGAGTAAAACAATTGACGTTCTATCAAACATTTAGTTCATGGATATTGATCCTCTATGCAGGCTACCAAATGAATGTTGTTTCAGATAATGTATTATTAAATGCCACATTGTGATGGTAGTCTGTATATTTCTATGTCCATCTATCAAGTCCATGTACCAAAACTAGCAAAAGCttttacaaatattaaaattgaagATAATGTAAAAGAAATTCTTCTCATTTGCTACTAAGTCTGCCAATAAAGGCTTATTATGCGCTCTTTAGTTACCAAATATTTGTGTTTCAAAATGAGGAAGCAAGATTGAGTTTTAATATAAAGAAACTTATATTATGAGGACTAAaatcattaaaagaaaattgtgtgtgttaaaaataatatttctatcgAAATGCCCTCTATCATTACTTTGATGAATTATTCTTCAGTTCCAAGGGAGGAAGAAGCACACATACAAACAAACTCTTTATGCATGAGGACAcgtgtgtttgtgtgtgagagagagagagagagagagagagagaccattCTCATGAATGTAAATAGGAGGATTTCCATAAGCTTGCTTGAAATACTCCAGCAGTTCTTGCAAAGCCCAAGGCATAGTTGGAAACTGAGTCAAATAGGCTAGTTAGTATTACATCGATATGACCTTCACAAGTAAACCATCTCTGCATTTTGTGCTCATGTTCTCACCTCATTTACAGATGCATCATTTTGAATAGCTGCACAGTAGGGCAAGTAGTATTCTACTTCAGTTTCATCTCTAAAGACTAGGTAACAAAATGGTGAATTTATTGAGGACCATCATGTATAAAACAATAGAATGAATCCCGGATTGGAAAATTCAACAACAGACAAAGAGAGTTGAATTGGTAAGCTGAGAAAGGCTATAAGGTAATCTGATCACTGGTGAAGTTAGTCCCCATTTTGATGggtctatatataataaaacataCCTGACAAGTCTATTGCCATGTCTGCATCAAAGTCTCTGACCTCCATGTTTAGTTTGCTGGAGTCATCCTTGATGAAAAGCGTGGAATAGTAATTTAATCCTAGAAAGTCAAATGAGCCCTTAACCAGATTTGATTCAAGATTGGTGAAGGCTGGAAGTCTTGAgcctacattttttttcattacatcGGGATAGTCTCCATAAACCAAGGGATCCGCATACCTGCAAGGCCAAGCAGATCATGATAGCCAAAAACATAATGAATTCCAAACCTGGCTTACATACGACTcatattccaaaaattaaaaaatcagatgttttcacattaaaaaacaagcacaaaaaactaaaacaaaagaatCTCAAAGTTTGTAATCACTACTTGCTTTAGGGCCATACCATATTCACATTACACTTCATAGATGCCACAATAAGATGACAACGTGCAACGTCAATTTGTTCGTgaatgtgtaacttaccaaccAATCAGGAAGTCCTTGGCTCTTTGAGTAGCAATAACATCTTTAGTTTTGTTTGTTAGAGGATGAAGCCAGAAAGCAAAGAGATTGATTCCTATGAATCCATGCTGCTGGTCCTGCATTGCCCGCACTCAATTTGTTCATATATATGTTCCCAATTttactttacctttttttttacatggtATGTGTTATTCTAAAAATTTAGGACAAAGGCATAAAATTAGTAAGAATAGGTTGCTTCTTTCTTCGGGCTGAAAAACCCAAGCATGATCTTCATTTTTGAACATCATGTAGTTAAGGCATTTGATTAATTCATTAAATTGACCAAGCCACTTGAAATGAATAGCTTCTATATTACCTGGTACTTTTCCTTGTATAATCTAGCAGCTGATGCATGCCCCAACAAGATATGATGAGTTGCCAAGTATGGCTCAGTTGAGGAGTTGCCTCTGGTGCAATTAATGCCAAATGGGGAAGAACAATGCCCAGGTGGTAGATATCCCCCATTGTAACTCCCAATCACGAACACATTGGCTTCGTTCATAGTAGTCCAATGTAACACCCTGTCACCAAAATTCCTGAAGCAGACATCTGCATATGCCGTGAAGTCTTTCCTGGATCCACATCTAGATTATTAAATCACATTCCTTGCCAGGTTTTCTGCTTACCACACAGAATGTGGATACATACACTCAAGCATAATAGTTGTCTACAATAGACATGAAGGATGAGAATCATACACCATTTTTCGACTAAGCCATCCTCCATACTTGTCTTCCAGTGCCTGTGGGAAATCACTGTGATGTAATGTAACATGAGGTTGGATTCCTGCTTGATCAAGAAACAAATTAGCATACAGAAGGACTCAATCAATGCCAAGAAAATTGAACTATTGTCATTTATGATGGGAATGGACAGTAACCATTGCTGGATAGTTCATTGATAAGATTGTTGTAATATTGTAGCCCCTTTGGATTGACAGGTCCTCTTCCATCTGAAACATTAGAAAATAAGCAGCTTAAGCATGAGAAAAAGTACTAAATCACTTCTTGTTCGGTTAATGAAAGAGATTTGTGATCTTACTTGGAATAAGTCTTGACCATGAGATAGAAAATCTATAGGCCTCTAACCCTGTGTCCACCATGAGCTGGACATCATCCTGCAAGAGTGTGATCAACCATACTCCTATTAGTAGATGGTTCAAATAAAATGGGCATATAATTAGTTGGTTATGTCATGGGCCGTATAATTTGGTATCTATCAGGCAGAGCATAGCCAATCAAGGAATGAGTATTTGTCATGCAGAATACTTTCATTTTGTTataattaattatggtttacCATTTGCTAACAACTTAAGTTTTGGGACAACAtataatttatcatggtattaTAAAAAGTGGAGCTAAGTTTAAATCATGTTTCCACTCtatctcaaatttaaaaagttaaaaatactACGTATGCAAATATTGGTAATATATTAAAGGATAAATACTTTTACACACATCCTGTAACACACAAAGAATTAATGTTTGACTTACctcaaatacttttttaactgggcatgtccttttgttttaaatatataatgacaAGTAGTAGTGGGTTTTAAtatccacattttatttaagCTGCATTTGGATTGTGCTGATTTCCAGCGCGTTTGCGTttttccacctttttttttttttttttttcacgtgtTTTTTAGACTTGCGgatactgttcatgcactgtttaatgaacagtaaccgcaaattttgacttttcaaacttttcagCCAATCAGTGCACATCGTATattgttcatggacccacaaatttcacttttcagcaacttttttattaaaaatgggtcccacggtactattcacacatttaaaaattattttgttacagtatttttcagttttcagtttcagttttcagttttcagctgtatccaaacggacccttagttagtgggtgatgtGATAGtctcttaataaaataaaaggagattcatttttaaaaagttttggaaatAAGTCAAATGCAAAGAATTATTGTACATACCTTGTATTTGTGATACTGATCACATGCTATGTCACCATTGGCTCCATGCGTTTTccctgaaaatttaaaaatgtgttAATCCCCATAGTGGGTTTTCACTTTGTCACTAGTTGACTACATTATTTACTTCACTtcactttaattattattggtaACTTATTTATTGTGGTTACTTAAccgaaaataaatttaaattcataattGGTTTATGTGCAACGTTTGATTAATTTCCGCATTTTGTTAAAGATATTGGGTATATATCAATCTAATGGCCCAAAAGGCCCATTATTGTAAGTCCATGTAGAGCTAATATAAGTTCTTTTATATATCTTACTAGAATTCATTGTGATCAACaattgagaacaaaataaaGATGTGGCCCCTCAGTTTTATCGAGTGTCAGGTTGAACTACGtaactcttctctctctctctctctctctctctctctctctctctctctctctctctctctctctctctctctctctctctctctctctctctctctctctcttttgcttctCTAAATTATTTAATCCTTGTCTTTCAACAGGGTCTAAATAGACTTAGCCTAATTATATCTCATCTCAATTCTAATTTATCAATTCACGTGATATATAGTCATTCACTTCATATGGAATAGAtgagattttgattttctagCACTTGAAAAATGGGACTATTATAAGCACTAATAGTACTTTTGATATACTAATCAATTTGAATGCAAATaatctcatttttatttaataaacaaataCCAGGGAATAAACTATTTCATAAAAATGTTACTACATATTACCCAAGTTAGTTGTATAATAGAACATTAATTTACTTTTTGGGGGGAAATGATTAGAATATAACTTCAAAATACTATACTAATTATAAAGAAGCTTACCAGAATGGGAAAAGGAATCCCATATGCTAGGCTCCCTCCCATCTTCATTTGCTGCACCTTCAacctttcatatatataaacaattttttcaaggatatgaagaaatagagagaatattaattatctattagAAATCACCAATTCTTTACAACTTTTAGTAATGAAATAACTAAACAAAtagcacttttttttctttaataaagctatgtttaagaaaaaattgaaaagaatgtATAAaaccattaattaataaacagaCCTGATAAGCCGAGGTCCCAGAACCAAACACAAAGTCAGGTGGGAAGTCATCTCTGCTAAATTTATCAACCCCTAGTACTTCAACCACTGATATGTTTATcagaagaaatagaaagaaataagagagaatcaacatttttttttcccaaagcaATGCTTTGAAAGCATGCTTGTATATATTATCCTCTAGCTTGACCCAAATCAATGGCTTTAATTTATAGCCAGACAAAGAGTGTGTCCCAGTAGAAAATCGACATGCAAAGGATTGGTTCTGCATGCATAAGTATATTGAGAAGAGACAAACTTGTCCTTGTTGCTGACTTAGGATAATGGACGTTTTACAAATGTTAAAGGAAAGTTCAAAGGAAAGTTACAGAGTATATTGACACTTGCATTAATGGAGTTTTGTCGGTTTGTTTAGAGCCCAAAAACAATGGTTAACCAATTTTAAGGCCAAACAGCTTTTGGTTAAGTCATGAATAACACCAAtattgtaaaaacaaaaataaatgtagtGGAAATATACCTCATAATATGGTTCCAAAGTAAAAACCACAAGGAGGGCTTGACCTTACCAACCCTGGAAGTAGAACCGAATCCACTAaccaaattgaagttttacaaaataaaattaccaaattctAAATTGCTACAATTTAGTAGTACTTACTAATTTTACCCAACACGGTTTTGAATTCATGGACTCTTCAATTATCGAGTTTGTTGTATGTGAAACTTTGTCCACAACTTCAAACACTTGGTTCAGcattttaacttttggaatatGCAACAACTTCAACACCACccgttttgaattttcttaaagCTTGATCACCAATATGGACTTTTGAGAGCAAGAAGCAGTGTACCTTCAAGTTTACAATCAGTAGCTCTCTAAAAGTCTTTTTCACTTGCTCTAGGTTTTTCTTATATACTTAAAGGTTAGATGCATGAAACCGTAGTCACTTGATGGGCTGAATGGACTGAACTCACGATTTTCACTAGACACATTCCGATTGATTCAAAATGAGCTTGATTGATCAAAATCTTGGCTATTCGATCAATTGACTAGCTATCAAAAACTATCAAACTTATAGAAACTTGAATCTTTGATATGCTTGtcttaaaaaatacatttccaAAGCAAATATAAGCCACTTTtgttcatgatttgccaacCTAAAATCTAGACTCAACCGTGTCATCTGCCTTGCTGCttgttataaattataatatgttGCTTGAATTTTAGGTGGATGCTATAAAGCCTATAATATGTGAGTTGAATTTGAGGTGCACCAAGTTCATATGTTATTTGTTACATAGAATCATTACTTAGAAATCCCACTCCTGTGTGCCCGacattgatttttgttttttctttcttatgaCATTTGATTGTGCCATTTACCAACCTTTCGTCTTTTTTATGATAAGGTATGTCAAACCTCACACACAAAAAGACGCGTGGCTTTCTGGttgttttagagagagagagaaaaaaaacaaatttggtCTTAGGCACATCAATTATTGGAGAATAAATTATTCTTGTGGAGTGTTAGCTGTGGTGAGAGAGACCTCTATGAGTTGTATTTGGAGTTTGAGTTTCATGGGATTTTTAGTGATGACTAATTctatgataaatttatttgtaattgctGGTTAATATTCCATTGTAATGCATATAGTATGGTTGTATTAAAGGTTGAAGACTGAAGATTATATTCAGATTATTGATTTGAAGATCTTAGTCAATAATGAAGACTTGATTGATCAACAAAAACTGGGTTTTGGACATTAACTTTCAGCCATAGCTCACAAAACTCTCGGTCGAGCAACCCTATTTGAGAAACCCATCGAGTTGGCTTTACACGGGCTTTTCATAGGCATTTAAGTTTTAACCCCAAAACCCTACACCTACTTAAACAGAAATTCAATCCAAGTTACTAAGAGAGGAAGACGGTCACAAAACAGAGAAAAATACTTAAAGAGAGAATTCCTTGGGCTTCCTACCTCTCCCATTGTTCATCTTTGAGAGATCTATTGTTCCAAACACGCACAATGATCACTAAAACTTGTGTTGGAATTATGTTGAAACCTTAGAGCCAGACATCAAATCTTCAAGAAGTCTTGGGAGTAGCCGAGAGATCAGTTTACAAGTGATGTATACACTTGAGGCAATGCAGTGACAGAGCAAGAACTTGAACTCGGAGTTAAGGGTAGCCGCTTTGTTTGCTGGCTGTGTGTGGCTAAGCCGctaagagggttttttttttttttttttgttggtcttTGATGCATGTGTCCACCGCTGAGtaaggaaaaattattttgttaaaatttttttaaagagttaagtTGTTTGTTATGGGgtaaaattagtttattggaCTAACTTTTTTGGActagtatattttattttagattttagattttttttagggtctttaaaaatttaaaaataggaaaatgttagaactacaaacttttttacaaattactgaTATGGTAAGTAGTtaatggtaagtaaaaaagttatGTAAGTGGTGTGCTCAGATTTAAACCAATAAGAATTAGCTATCTtaacagtttataaaaatgttgtagaaaagtttgtgactataacattactcttagaagaattaatgatattgttaagagggggtaaaatataattttatagaatacAATTGCTATAATTAGTACCTATACATAtactaatatttataaaaaaaaaattgagacagAGTGACTCCGTCCATGAGGCAATGAGTAACTAACAAGGCTTAAGATAtgtcctattaaaaaaaaaaaaataaggtttaAGATATGATCTACAATAGCTAGGTAGCACTGGccgaagcttggagggcttggATACTTAATTTGACTACAAATATGAAAAGTTGTATCAGTATTGTATGTAAGTTTTGATGAATAATATGCATTCTTGAAATCGATAGTTACCACATGAGATTATTACTAGTCTCATCTGAATCAGGATTTCATGTGGAAGATAGGATGGTTATCTTGTTTAATTTCGAATGAATTTCTAgttgaacataaaaataaaaaaaaaataaataaataaaaaaaataaatattagatttaaaaaaaaaaaaaaaaaaaaaaaatcagagaatttcaagcttgattttaaTGCTTTAACAGAATGTCCAAGCTTATTTTAGTCCGTTCCTTTCAAATCCTAGAACAGCAGAGAGAAGAGTTTCTTTGTCCAACAAATTATTACTTGTTTGTTCCATCACCCAAAAACTGTCCCCAAAAGCTTTGTTTGCATCTGGTAACAGAGAGGAGTATAACAGAGTTCACTAGTTCAGTATGTCTCTCTTCTTGTACAAATTTGAAGTCATCTCCATTCATATATGACTATTTAATTTCTGTCTAACAGTTAAAGTTGAACTAAAACTCCTCCGACAGTTTGATTAGCTTTGCCATTGTCTGTCTTATGAAAGCAGATATACTTCTAAACATTTTATCTTCAAACAAATGACTGAAAACTTTCTGTGTGCAATCTGCCTTCAAGGAAATTGCTAGCCAATGGTTTACTTCTTCTTGGGGGTGCAATCTGCCTTTCTCGTGGTCACTCTAGCCTGGGTGCTAAAGTTGCCATGGCATACATCTTGACGAAGCTGAGTAAGCATGGTGCTTCATCAGATCAAAGTAGTCAAAGTTGAGGTACGTGACCTAGATGTATCATGACAGATTTTGGAGTATCTAGTAAAGTTTACTAGACATTTTATTAGCTGAAGCGTGTTGCATGTAGCAtcattgtatcaaaaaaaattgggaCTAAGGCTTAATTGTTGTTTTATATAGCATGTAGTGTAACTTACGTGCTTTTTTTTGTGGGGTGTTTTCCTGCCTTTACCTCTGCATCAGTATATCCTTATTGATTTGTTATGCGTTTCAGGTTgtaaatactatatatataatcaatggACCCTTTTTAACTACtcatctacaattttttttgggtatgtaaATGCCCATATACTTCATTTGTAAATCTTCAAGATGTGAAAAGGATTAGAAACTGATCTAAGCAAGTCTTGTTTGACATTTAATATAGTTGGTTTTGATTTATCAGCCTTTGCATTTTATTATTGGAAAAGTTATCACAATTAGATCAACACTATCCCTTTCTGTTAAGAATATGCAGTACCAGCATATTAGCTAGATTCACTTGGAGCAGAGAGCTCAAGAgaataaaaaggaaatttattACTGTGATCC contains:
- the LOC126727585 gene encoding beta-glucosidase 11-like isoform X24, which gives rise to MLILSYFFLFLLINISVVEVLGVDKFSRDDFPPDFVFGSGTSAYQVEGAANEDGREPSIWDSFSHSGKTHGANGDIACDQYHKYKDDVQLMVDTGLEAYRFSISWSRLIPNGRGPVNPKGLQYYNNLINELSSNGIQPHVTLHHSDFPQALEDKYGGWLSRKMVKDFTAYADVCFRNFGDRVLHWTTMNEANVFVIGSYNGGYLPPGHCSSPFGINCTRGNSSTEPYLATHHILLGHASAARLYKEKYQDQQHGFIGINLFAFWLHPLTNKTKDVIATQRAKDFLIGWYADPLVYGDYPDVMKKNVGSRLPAFTNLESNLVKGSFDFLGLNYYSTLFIKDDSSKLNMEVRDFDADMAIDLSGQKTQRNSSLEDEPRVNYLHGHIGALLDALRNGSNTRGYFTWSFLDLFEMLDGYESSYGLYFVDLDDPDLKRQPKLSAHWYSNFLKGKNISSDGYIELQKNISAVSPYLLE
- the LOC126727585 gene encoding beta-glucosidase 11-like isoform X16, producing the protein MLSKHCFEKKIKKRKEKKMLSLSHIFLFLLVNISVVEVLGVDKFSRDDFPPDFVFGSGTSAYQVEGAANEDGREPSIWDSFSHSGKTHGANGDIACDQYHKYKDDVQLMVDTGLEAYRFSISWSRLIPNGRGPVNPKGLQYYNNLINELSSNGIQPHVTLHHSDFPQALEDKYGGWLSRKMVKDFTAYADVCFRNFGDRVLHWTTMNEANVFVIGSYNGGYLPPGHCSSPFGINCTRGNSSTEPYLATHHILLGHASAARLYKEKYQDQQHGFIGINLFAFWLHPLTNKTKDVIATQRAKDFLIGWYADPLVYGDYPDVMKKNVGSRLPAFTNLESNLVKGSFDFLGLNYYSTLFIKDDSSKLNMEVRDFDADMAIDLSVFRDETEVEYYLPYCAAIQNDASVNEFPTMPWALQELLEYFKQAYGNPPIYIHENGQKTQRNSSLEDEPRVNYLHGHIGALLDALRNGSNTRGYFQWAFLDVLELLDGYESSFGLYYVDLDDPDLKRQPKLSAHWYSHFLKTKGVSSDGFIKLEKNLTAFSHAHFSR